Genomic DNA from Lactuca sativa cultivar Salinas chromosome 8, Lsat_Salinas_v11, whole genome shotgun sequence:
GTGCAAGTGTGCTAGTCAAGTGGTGACAAATATGATGATGATTGGCGAAAACCCAAGAAAGATTGGCTTCCTTATGATGAGTACAAGAAGGCTAAAGAGCAGAAATATAGACAAAAAGGAAGAGGGTTTTACCAAAAAGAGGATCCGGCGCCAAAAAGAAAACCAAACTTGGAGGAAATGCTTACTAAATTTGTAGCTGCTTCAGAAAAAGACACAATGATCATGATGCTACAATACAAGAGACAAGAACAATACTTAGGCATCAACAAGCATCTATCCACAACATTGAGACACAACTAGGGCAACTTGCCCAACAAATTAATCAAAGATCATCAGGAGAACTTCCTAGTAAAACCAAAAACAACCCACGAGGCGCACATATAAATATTGTGACAACTAGAAGTGGGAAGATAATTACTCCTCTAGCTCCTATTCAGAAtgaagatcccaagaagttacaaaaggaggatgcagaaaaatagagccaaaatcaaaatcagcTGAACCcagaccctacttgccgagtccagaatatggactcgacgagtccgatgccTTATCAGAAAAATCAGCCTCTTGCGAAGCCGTGTCAGCCTCCATTGCCATATCCAGCCTGAGCTAAGCAATAAAAGAATGAAGAAGACTACCAGAAGTTTCTAGACCACATAAAGGCTCTTCAAATTAATATACCATTCATCGAAGTAGTTGCACAAATGCCGAAATACGCCAAATTCCTCAAGGAGCTTCTAACCAttagaaggaagaaaagaagtgaAGGAAGTGGTTCTTAATGAGAATTGCTCAGCTGCCATGTTGAACAAATTACCGAAGAAGAAGGGTGACCCGGGAAGCTTAACATTGCCTTGCCAATTTGGGAATTTGGCCACGATTCATTCTTTGGCTGATTCGGGAGCAAGTGTAAATCTCATGCCATATTCGTTTTTCAAGAAATTAGATCTCCCGGAGCCGAGGCCAATTCGAATGGCAATCCACTTAGCAAATAAATCGGTTACATTCCCAAGAGGAATATGCGAAGATCTATTGGTGAAGGTTCATAAGTTCGTGTTCCCCGTGGACTTTATAATTTTAGACATGGAAGTGGATTCTCAAGTCCCAATCATCCTTGGAATACCTTTCCTTAACACCGCAAGCGCTATAGTTGACATGCGAGATTCAAAACTTACTCTACGGGTGGGAGATGAATCAGTCACTTTCGGGGTTGATCAAGCCATGAAGCATGCAAGGAATAGTGATGACACTGCATTTGCGATTGATATGTTGGATGAATTAATGGAGGAATGGAATAATGAAGAACCAAACAAGTCCACTATCACCTTTGATGAAGAACTTGATGTTGAAAGAGAACTACTGGAAATAGAGAGACTGTTGGAAGAAGCTTATTATAATGAATTAATAAAGACCACTGaaaaacctactcgccgagtagccccgATCTACTCACTGAGTCCATACGAAGAACCCAGATTAATCACGAATTCTGcccaggactcgacgagtcccctcaCTAGACTCGACGTGTTCACCATTCAGAACACGAAAATTGAGCTGAAATCACTACCAGATCACTTGGAGTACGCATTTCTTGAAGAAGGCCAACAAAAACCAGTAATTATAGGTGCTGATTTGgtcaaacatgaaaaagaaagTCTTGTAGATGTACTAAAGAAGAGGCAAGGTGATATAGCATGGAAGATTACCGACATCAAAGGAATTACTCCAACATATTGTTCTCATAAAATTAACTTAGAAGAGGGGGGCTAAACCTGTAGTTCAACGCCAAAGAAGACTAAACCCGAACATGCAAGAAGTTGTGAAAAAGGAAGTGGTGAAATTATTAGATGTCGGGATTATTTATTCGATTTCCGATAGCCCATGGGTGAGTCCGGTTCAAGTTGTACCAAAGAAAGGAGGAATGACGATAGTGGCAAATGAAAATAATGAATTAATTCCCACAAGAACGGTTACCGGGTGGAGTGTTTGCATCGATTATCGAAAACTAAATGATGTCACATGTAAGGACCATTTTCCGTTACCATTCATTGATCAAATGCTCGAGAGGCTGTCCGGGCATCTATACTATTGTTTTCTCGATGGTTTTTCGATGTATTTTCAAATCCCAATCGACCCACAAGATCAAGAGAAGACCACTTTTACATGCCCAAGTGGAACATTCACATATAGACACATGCCCTTGGGGTTATGCAATGCACCAACTACTTTCCAAAGGTGCATGATGGTGGTCTTCCATGACATGATCGAGAAATTTATGGAGGTTTTCATGGATAACTTCTCAGCTTTCGGGTCCTCCTTTAAAGATTGTTTGTCCAACTTGGATTTAATGTTATCAAGATGTGAGAAGACCAACCTTGTCCTTAATTGGGAGAAGTGTTATTTTATGGTAAAGGAAGGAATTGTTCTAGGACACAAGGTATCGAGAATGGGGATAGAAGTAGATAGAGCAAAGGTGGACACTATAGCCAAACTACCACCTCTAACAAATGTCAAGGGGGTAAGAAGTTTTCTAGGCCATGCGGGATTTTATAGGCGCTTTATTAAAGACTTTTCGAAGATCACAAGGCCCTTGACTCAACTACTTTTGAAGGATGCACCATTCAACTTTTCTAAATAATGTCATGAAGCATTTTATCTACTCAAGGAAAGATTAACTACTACTCCTATTATGATAGCACCAAATTGGAATCTTCCTTTGAACTCATGTGCGATGCTAGTGACTTTGTTGTTGGAGTTGTTTTGGGGA
This window encodes:
- the LOC111895800 gene encoding uncharacterized protein LOC111895800, translating into MLNKLPKKKGDPGSLTLPCQFGNLATIHSLADSGASVNLMPYSFFKKLDLPEPRPIRMAIHLANKSVTFPRGICEDLLVKVHKFVFPVDFIILDMEVDSQVPIILGIPFLNTASAIVDMRDSKLTLRVGDESVTFGVDQAMKHARNSDDTAFAIDMLDELMEEWNNEEPNKSTITFDEELDVERELLEIERLLEEAYYNELIKTTEKPTRRVAPIYSLSPYEEPRLITNSAQDSTSPLTRLDVFTIQNTKIELKSLPDHLEYAFLEEGQQKPVIIGADLVKHEKESLVDVLKKRQGDIAWKITDIKGITPTYCSHKINLEEGG